One genomic segment of Tursiops truncatus isolate mTurTru1 chromosome 11, mTurTru1.mat.Y, whole genome shotgun sequence includes these proteins:
- the ZNF641 gene encoding zinc finger protein 641 isoform X2, with protein MLSEQTAALGTGWESMSVQLDGAEPQVERGSQEEGPWRTAPGPLEHLCCDLEEEPQSLQEKAQSAPWVPAIPQEGSTGDWEMAAALLAAGSQEEWRSLDPSQTDFYGEYVMQENCGIVVSLRFPIPKLDMLSQLEGGEEQWVPDPQDLEERDILKVTYTGDGSEHEGDTPELEAEPPRMLSSVSEDTVLWNPEQDESWDSMPRSSRGMLLGPPFLQEDSFSNLLCSTEMDSLLRPHTCPQCGKQFVWGSHLARHQQTHTGERPYSCLKCEKSFGRRHHLIRHQKTHLHDKPSKCSECGKNFRCNSHLASHQRVHAEGKSCKGQEVGESPGARKRQRAPPVPKCHVCTECGKSFGRRHHLVRHWLTHTGEKPFQCPRCEKSFGRKHHLDRHLLTHQGQSPRSSWDRGTSVF; from the exons ATGCTTTCAGAACAGACTGCAGCCTTGGGGACAGGATGGGAGTCAATGAGTGTTCAGCTGGATGGAGCAGAGCCCCAGGTGGAAAGGGGAAGCCAGGAAGAGGGGCCATGGAGGACAGCACCAGGGCCACTGGAGCACCTGTGCTGTGACCTTGAAGAGGAGCCACAGTCGCTTCAGGAGAAGG CTCAGTCGGCTCCCTGGGTTCCTGCCATTCCCCAGGAAGGGAGCACTGGAGATTGGGAGATGGCAGCTGCACTGCTTGCAGCTGGATCACAG GAGGAGTGGCGGAGCCTGGACCCTTCTCAGACAGACTTTTATGGAGAATACGTCATGCAGGAAAACTGTGGGATAGTAGTCTCTCTAA GATTTCCAATCCCCAAACTGGACATGCTTTCTCAACTAGAAGGAGGGGAAGAGCAATGGGTTCCTGACCCCCAGGACTTAGAAGAGAGGGACATTCTGAAGGTCACATATACAG GAGATGGAAGTGAGCACGAAGGGGATACCCCTGAACTAGAAGCAGAACCTCCCAGAATGTTATCTAGTGTGTCTGAAGATACCGTTCTCTGGAACCCAGAGCAGGATGAGAGCTGGGATTCCATGCCCAGGAGCTCCAGAGGCATGCTCCTTGGCCCACCATTTCTTCAGGAAGATAGCTTCTCAAACCTTCTGTGTAGCACAGAAATGGATTCCCTGTTAAGACCGCACACGTGCCCCCAGTGTGGGAAACAGTTTGTGTGGGGCTCCCACCTTGCCAGGCACCAGCAAACACACACTGGGGAGAGGCCTTACAGCTGCCTCAAGTGTGAGAAGAGCTTTGGGAGAAGACATCACCTGATCCGACACCAGAAAACCCACCTACATGACAAACCCAGCAAGTGCTCTGAGTGTGGCAAGAATTTCCGATGCAACTCCCATCTGGCCAGCCACCAGAGAGTACATGCAGAAGGCAAGTCCTGCAAGGGCCAAGAGGTTGGAGAGAGCCCTGGGGCTCGGAAGCGGCAGCGCGCTCCCCCAGTGCCGAAGTGCCACGTGTGCACTGAGTGTGGGAAGAGCTTTGGCCGACGGCACCACCTCGTGAGACACTGGCTGACGCACACCGGGGAGAAGCCCTTCCAGTGCCCGCGCTGTGAGAAGAGCTTCGGCCGTAAACATCACCTGGACAGGCACCTGCTGACCCACCAGGGACAGAGTCCCCGGAGCAGCTGGGACAGAGGGAcatctgtcttttaa
- the H1-7 gene encoding testis-specific H1 histone, with protein sequence MAEGAETMGESQGADVKTQQTTENVLGGPPRRGPLSVLKVSQLLLQAIAAHKGLTLAALKKELRNAGYRVSRNCGHHLHEGSGSRVKGTLLRVSGSDAAGCFRVWKIMKSKRKPGRQSLEEGVRSPRRTLLWTRSPRRRCGRRRAAKKAQEVWRQSLRADMRMRRLRPRAREPVSSRAKEEGRAKAVDEGRGRTEKEDIRPRTPDKKRPRSKPREAKKQAPEKPVKCTIQKPTSVKTDRASNRRGRTRDPRAARTKTSVKSEGPQNAARNP encoded by the coding sequence ATGGCTGAGGGGGCCGAGACCATGGGCGAATCCCAAGGTGCTGACGTTAAAACCCAGCAGACCACGGAAAACGTCCTCGGGGGACCGCCGAGGCGGGGCCCGCTCTCCGTGCTCAAAGTGTCCCAGCTGTTGCTCCAAGCCATCGCTGCACACAAAGGGCTGACTCTGGCAGCTCTCAAAAAGGAGCTCAGAAATGCCGGCTACAGAGTGAGCAGGAACTGCGGCCACCACTTGCACGAAGGGTCCGGGTCTCGTGTGAAGGGCACCCTCCTCCGGGTCAGCGGCAGCGACGCCGCCGGCTGCTTCAGGGTCTGGAAGATTATGAAGTCGAAGAGAAAGCCGGGACGCCAGAGTTTGGAGGAGGGTGTCCGCTCGCCCAGGAGAACCCTTCTCTGGACGCGGAGCCCACGCAGGCGCTGCGGGAGACGCAGGGCGGCCAAGAAGGCCCAGGAAGTGTGGAGACAGAGCTTGAGGGCAGACATGAGGATGAGGAGGCTAAGGCCAAGGGCCAGGGAACCGGTGAGTTCCAGAgccaaggaggaagggagggccaAGGCAGTGGACGAGGGGAGAGGACGGACCGAGAAGGAAGACATCAGGCCCAGGACCCCAGACAAGAAGAGGCCACGCTCGAAGCCCAGGGAAGCAAAGAAACAGGCCCCGGAGAAGCCGGTGAAATGTACCATCCAGAAGCCAACCTCCGTTAAAACCGACAGGGCTTCGAATAGGCGGGGGAGGACTCGTGACCCAAGGGCTGCTCGCACAAAGACTTCCGTTAAATCTGAAGGTCCTCAGAATGCAGCCAGGAATCCATAG
- the ZNF641 gene encoding zinc finger protein 641 isoform X1 produces the protein MLSEQTAALGTGWESMSVQLDGAEPQVERGSQEEGPWRTAPGPLEHLCCDLEEEPQSLQEKAQSAPWVPAIPQEGSTGDWEMAAALLAAGSQGLVTIKDVSLCFSQEEWRSLDPSQTDFYGEYVMQENCGIVVSLRFPIPKLDMLSQLEGGEEQWVPDPQDLEERDILKVTYTGDGSEHEGDTPELEAEPPRMLSSVSEDTVLWNPEQDESWDSMPRSSRGMLLGPPFLQEDSFSNLLCSTEMDSLLRPHTCPQCGKQFVWGSHLARHQQTHTGERPYSCLKCEKSFGRRHHLIRHQKTHLHDKPSKCSECGKNFRCNSHLASHQRVHAEGKSCKGQEVGESPGARKRQRAPPVPKCHVCTECGKSFGRRHHLVRHWLTHTGEKPFQCPRCEKSFGRKHHLDRHLLTHQGQSPRSSWDRGTSVF, from the exons ATGCTTTCAGAACAGACTGCAGCCTTGGGGACAGGATGGGAGTCAATGAGTGTTCAGCTGGATGGAGCAGAGCCCCAGGTGGAAAGGGGAAGCCAGGAAGAGGGGCCATGGAGGACAGCACCAGGGCCACTGGAGCACCTGTGCTGTGACCTTGAAGAGGAGCCACAGTCGCTTCAGGAGAAGG CTCAGTCGGCTCCCTGGGTTCCTGCCATTCCCCAGGAAGGGAGCACTGGAGATTGGGAGATGGCAGCTGCACTGCTTGCAGCTGGATCACAG GGCCTGGTAACCATCAAGGATGTGTCACTGTGTTTCTCTCAGGAGGAGTGGCGGAGCCTGGACCCTTCTCAGACAGACTTTTATGGAGAATACGTCATGCAGGAAAACTGTGGGATAGTAGTCTCTCTAA GATTTCCAATCCCCAAACTGGACATGCTTTCTCAACTAGAAGGAGGGGAAGAGCAATGGGTTCCTGACCCCCAGGACTTAGAAGAGAGGGACATTCTGAAGGTCACATATACAG GAGATGGAAGTGAGCACGAAGGGGATACCCCTGAACTAGAAGCAGAACCTCCCAGAATGTTATCTAGTGTGTCTGAAGATACCGTTCTCTGGAACCCAGAGCAGGATGAGAGCTGGGATTCCATGCCCAGGAGCTCCAGAGGCATGCTCCTTGGCCCACCATTTCTTCAGGAAGATAGCTTCTCAAACCTTCTGTGTAGCACAGAAATGGATTCCCTGTTAAGACCGCACACGTGCCCCCAGTGTGGGAAACAGTTTGTGTGGGGCTCCCACCTTGCCAGGCACCAGCAAACACACACTGGGGAGAGGCCTTACAGCTGCCTCAAGTGTGAGAAGAGCTTTGGGAGAAGACATCACCTGATCCGACACCAGAAAACCCACCTACATGACAAACCCAGCAAGTGCTCTGAGTGTGGCAAGAATTTCCGATGCAACTCCCATCTGGCCAGCCACCAGAGAGTACATGCAGAAGGCAAGTCCTGCAAGGGCCAAGAGGTTGGAGAGAGCCCTGGGGCTCGGAAGCGGCAGCGCGCTCCCCCAGTGCCGAAGTGCCACGTGTGCACTGAGTGTGGGAAGAGCTTTGGCCGACGGCACCACCTCGTGAGACACTGGCTGACGCACACCGGGGAGAAGCCCTTCCAGTGCCCGCGCTGTGAGAAGAGCTTCGGCCGTAAACATCACCTGGACAGGCACCTGCTGACCCACCAGGGACAGAGTCCCCGGAGCAGCTGGGACAGAGGGAcatctgtcttttaa